From Solanum stenotomum isolate F172 chromosome 2, ASM1918654v1, whole genome shotgun sequence:
actcaaaatactcaactcatgatactcaaggataaagcaatagtaaaagatgtaatatatatggaaagctgTAAAACCGtgaataacaactcaatgtattgaaaaatacaataatactcaatgtgtatataaaaatacaatataactctatgagagtttctttaaccgacaaccaccactataagcccaagtgatgatacaacatcttgcccacgctgccagaactatcctatactttgccgtcatatagaacgccttaactaagtggatccactagtctatgctaaaaaagcactaaggagtcatctaaaaagtatgatcatttctacccatgatggctatatAGTCTATGTTAAAAAAGCACTAAAGAGTCATctaaaaaagcactaaggagtcatctgaactcttccccatatcggtgctcaatactactcccaaaatatactagctcatatgtttaaaaacataattttttttttggtttgagataattactcaaacttagcttaaaagatTTCTTGGACATCAATGTTTTCCTTCTtacttaaatgtgaaaacattttaacttttgggaatacttagttcccgtataatctttgaagaaatgaactttacttttactctttattcaacttaaacttaagtcttaaaacaaagttaaaacgtttataaaagacttcttaaaatatggttcatgctgaattatggacgtgaacgactcaattcaaggttttcaataaccatagatagaactcaatacttggaactcaagaacttcaatgataatACTtgtttcaagaatgctcaactcagagaggtcatgcggaattatgagtatgaactactcaactcaaaaactcaaagatacttctcatctcaagattgttcgacttatagggttcatgcagaattatgggcatgaacaattcaactaaAGGACTTCATGGATAACATGTAATAATAGTctcatgattagaaatataatctcaaaagagattaggaactcaatacacaagacttagaacttgaagatactactcctctcaaaggtattcaactgatggagttcatgcggaagttctgggcatgaacgactcgactcaagggtcaaaatatcaataaggaactcatgtatatgactcttctcattatcatacttacttactcaaaacttaactcaaatagatgatggatctcaaaggattcacaattgaactctactcttaactctttcttaaatgtgaattatgaattcaaaaattatggttcatgatatgaaagatccTTTAATGATAAAGTATGCTCATGTATACATTCCTCTtactctcatactcacttgtTTGAGTCTTGAAaaaagttactagaagttgtagaagactccacaaacggacggactttcttagaatgttcaaaaaaattctcaaaacttaacttttAACTCtaccttaaatttgaattatgaattcaaggttatgatcatgttatgaatgatgtCTAAGTGTTTAGAAGTGGTTTAGAGTGATTAAAATCaaaaggagtgaaggtacacttaAAAGGGACTCAAACGAGACAACCGATGGAAAAATAGTGGGGGCATGCGACCCTGGCGCATTCCGGCGCGGGGCGCCATCACCAAACTTCAGAGGATGCATATGGGCGCACTATAGGGGCGCGCCACCCCAGCCTCTCCCTAGGCCAAGTTCGACGAATTTCGCCTctcgttttctgatcctaaatcacTTTTAATCAATtgtttttctcatgttttccTTATATTCAATTACCAACCTAAGTATACTCTAATccactcaaaacaatcactttcatctcaagaaattatcaaaaccccaacaaaacaagatttagaatgaacttcaagaacacctatcaagaacttaaatccttcaacttttgagaatgaaattacgctgaaaataacatgtttgacGTATGGAAGCTTatatacctcttagggatcaaacccatggtgATAATCCGCAAACAAACTCAAGAACAtcgacgaacgccttgatcatttcctcttttctccttttttctcttcttgaactctcaactaaaaccctaggcttatattagaattataaaactgaacctaatagttTTATACCCTtaaaatcttactaaaaatgaattaaatctgactggttaaggaaaagaccaaaataccccttactattttcgggtaactttccttaactagacagTCTGACTTCAAAAgagcatatctcactcatccaaactcgaaacttagaaaacttggtggcgttggaaagttatttcaaatacctttcatttaatatcttatggcccacctaactcattatttactgagagttatggtcatttgaagtttacccaaaacttaaaggaacttaggaatgacttgaatgaactctctttggTTCTTcttgaaactcaaggtgctacatctaatGACCTTAACactaaaaaaattttaattccttggtaaaatctcactcactacgaagaatggttcgagtctccGTTCGAAAATTTTCTAGGGTATTACAATTTTAGTTACAACCTATAAGGCCAAATTTCGTGTTTTATCTATATATGCAACTCAACTTTGCTTCAATCTAAAAGAGTGGATTCGCCGCTTTGGGAAGGAATTGAGGTCAGGTTTGCAGATTCCAACTTTATAGGTGGCTGCTTCAGCAAAATCTTTTTAGGAAGTGACTGATTTTGTGATGACGGTAAATGGGGTGAAGCCCGATGACTTCGCCAAAGTGACAACGTTCAATAAGTTCATAAGGGAGACGACTTAAGTGTTTCTCCTCTTATTGGTGAGTCTGTGCTAGTTGAGAAAGTGTATAGGTCTTGCCTTGTTACTTTTGTGGGGAGTAGAACTTATGTAGATTTGATTATTCTGGATATGGTTTACTTTGATGTAATTCAGGGTATGACCTggttttctctaaattttgctATCTTAGATTGCAATTCTAAGACCGTAAACTTGGTCAAGCCCAGGATAGATCCGCTAGTGTGGGAGGCTGACTATATTCCCGCCCTAATTCAAATTATATCTTTTTCTCGCACTAAGAGGTTGGTTATTAGGGGTTGTTTGACTTTCCTTACACATCTCATGATACTTCCAAAGTTCCTCTGATTGAGTAAAAAAGATATCACAGTtcaaattaataagaaaaaaattttaCATTGTTAGATATATGAAAGATGTGTGGCCACTATTACAGTGCTACTAAAGTAAGAGCATATCAAAACCAAAAGGTCGGAAGAAAgattgaaattcaaataaacatACATATAGATCCAGACAACTTCTACTAGGAATTACTAAAACTTTGTAAGTATATGGATGCAGGGGTGGCTCGAAAAAAAACTAGTCAAGTGTTGATTTTGACCTCAAAATTTTGATGGCCCAAAACATTTTAATGGTGagttttataattataattttgctTAATATCATATTGACGAttgcaaaaaagaattatataaaaaataaagaaagaaacactatctatttttatcaaaaatattttaaaactttgaatTAAACAACTCAAActtcatattaataaataaagtttttacaACAACATCAAGATAATGTATTCAAGAAAGTTATGTCAACATGTGTACAATATCATTGTTGAGACAGTTCATTTTGTAATGGCCTTATATATAAGCAGGTGTGGCATAAATGTGTTGGACCTTTCTATAAGAATCATTTTCTATACCAACATTTCATTACAATTACAATGACCAAAGTTTTCTTTTGAACTCGATTTTCATGTTATATTGTATGTTCTATATAACATCATTTCGAATATAACAGAAGCTTGACAGATAATATAGAGGTTTGACGTGTTAGTATTTGCAACTGAAATAGAGCAGATCTCGATAATGGAGCACATCTCTGCAATAGCAGAAGGCTCagcctcctcttcctcttcatcCTCTTCCCAATTCCATAAGGAAGAAGTCTCACATGCCACCCAAAATTCCCGCCCAAATAAAtccttatataaatatatattatacttcATATGctgatttcattttttcattcaatttttctttcaaattccaCACAATGGGTAGTTCTAAATCAAAAAAGAATTTTGTCTCAAAAAATTAAGAAGGTATTCTGAAATTATGGACGAAATTGAGGCGTGCAAGGTTCAAATGGACCTAATGGAAGGTTCAACTTCATCTTCTAAGCCTGAAGGCTCCTGCTctgctaagaaaaagaaaaatgcgATGTTGACCAGATTAAGAAGAAGAGATGGAAGAATTAATTGGATTGATACCTTTTAATgaataattattgattttagcgatactttttatttattatcatttataacaatactatgttaaatctgcaatatatattaaaagtgaattatgtatacaatatatatgtattatagcTGGTTTTTAACANTGCTctgctaagaaaaagaaaaatgcgATGTTGACCAGATTAAGAAGAAGAGATGGAAGAATTAATTGGATTGATACCTTTTAATgaataattattgattttagcgatactttttatttattatcatttataacaatactatgttaaatctacaatatgtattaaaagtgaattatgtatacaagatatatgtattaaaactggtttttaacatatattatgcttatttggtaagaaattgatACATtgaattataagtgtattaaaatgtgtgataaatgtattatccatcaataaaacttgcattatatgtgaataataaattgttctttgtaatatgtattaaaactgtattataaatgtattaaaaatgaacaagtgaaaaaaaaaatgttattgctataaatgataaatattttcttaatatagtaTATCTATGTAACTTGAAAGAGATGGAGGTTATTGAGGACAAGTAAGATGAACGAGGGAATAATAAATTCTCTCGGTTTTTCAAACTagacaactatttttattatagtggacaagtaaagaGGGAATAATAAATTCTATTCTCATAATTGTTATGAATTCAATAAGAAGATTGAACTcgtatttaaattaagtttgtcatgaaatttgaaaaaataaataaattatttcaatgtgaaaaatgatatttaaaaattgattgttGCATTTGACCATAAATACAAATCGAAGTGAAAAAAAAGTGGAAACACTTTCTCATTGTTCCTCAAAATTCTTAAATATTCGGCCAATTCAGCTCCCCTTGATGTAGCAAAAATTAAAATGGTCTaataattttagtattattttggtAATTAACATACATACTACACTATGACCAACTCAATATCCGGAGGTACTTCACCTTCAAGATGGAGTTTAGCAAGATTTCTTGCAGTTTGCGCCTTCTTAACGAACAAAGAGTCAAGAGGAAAGCGAGTGGGCATTGGGGTCCTGGGATCAAAGATGATTTTCTCGAGTGCAATAGCATTTTCCAAGAAGTACCTAACAAGTTCAACATGAGCTGCACCGCTATAAAACCCCCACAACTTGACCACTTTGAGGTGATGCAGTCGACATTTTATGGCGGCCTTCCTACACTCTCTAACAGTCTGGACGGAACATCCCGATATCAACTGCCAGACACATACAACAAACAAACATAAGTATATGCAAAAGAAAACACCTCCTAGCTCAGTGTAATTCCATAAATAAGATGATTTCCAATCACAAACCCGAGTACAGAGACTGAAAAAAGATAAACCTTAATtcaaattagagaaaatatGAACAGCTACCTATTCAGGGGTTCACTGATTTTGTAAAACATAGCAATCTTTATGACAAATTGACAATGCATGTCTAAGAATTATACAAAATCAGATTGATGGACATGAAAAGTGTGACCAGAGAAGATTGAAAGGATATAAGTAGAGGAAGCCTAAAAGAACCACTAAGAAGAAGTGCAATTATATGGCTGCCGTGATAAATAGATAGAGTGGAGAAGATTAGCAACTGGCAGGAAACAATAtctgtcttttttatttttgggggtggggggagggACACGTATAAAGTGTCATTGACACTATCCTACTAACGTAATGTCCCTGTAGCCTATGCCAAAAGGTGTaaagacattttgataaaataaggAAGAAGATGTGGCAAGTTAATCCAAAGCGAAGGAGAATACATTGAGTAGAATGGcctaaaattatatatgttcTAAGAAGATTAATTTGTGCACAAAAAAATTGGGTATTCAGAAAAAGGGTCTTATTGTTGAAATGGTTTAGATACAACACAGTAGACCAGAACAATTTATGGATTGTGTTGTTAAATGCAAAGCATGGCAGGTATGAGATGTTCAAATAAAAACTAGTCCCTGAATCATATGGTTTAACAATTTAGAACAATTTATGGATTACGTTGCTAAATGAAAAGCATGCCAAGATATGAGATGAATTCCTCATCTCCGAAACCTCTACTCCGGTGCATGCCTCCTTCACTAGCTTACCTAGCCAGGCAACAACTTAGTTCTCAACTCTCTAGGTTGTTAGTTTTGTCTGACAATTAACCAGTATAATTATCACAACAAAGTAGGTTTATTCAGCACGCAATAGTCATTGTACAATACTTCCCAATTTTATCACATAAAAAACAAGCAGCAAAGGGGTGGATACAGTAGATTTTGGAGGAATGCATTGGGCAACGGAAATCACAATACCAAAACTCTGAGATCATTCCACTATACCAAACAAGCTCTCGGACACACACAGTAATTCAGTAAAAGAATATAAGAAACTGGCTGAGTGATGAGAGTATATGCTCTTTTTTCGATAAGAAAAAAGCGCTCAACATTGATACAGCTGTCTAGAACCTATTGAAAAATGACCCTAGGTAAGCGCAGGGACTTCATGTATGCACAGTCAAGCGAGTTAAAAACAATGCAAAAGTATCATGCATTAAAGTTCAGCTCACCACAATTGTTTCAACTCAAGCAGGAATAACTAATATACTCAAGAAATAGCATAAGTAACTACATGAACCATAATTGCTAAAACGAATAAATCAGACTCTTGTACCAGCCAAAGAGGAAAAAGAACTCAAAACATGATACTTACCTGTAGTTCAAATTCCTTCAACTGGGGAGCAGCCCTTATTATAGACGTGCAACCTAAGAGACTCCTGTCTTTCTGTCCGCATGTAGTGAGGACAAATCTCTTGAGCTTAGTAAGTTGAGGAAAATTGTAATGCTCCATTTTTTCCTGCGAAAGTTTAAACTAAATAGAAGGCACCAGTTAGTGCCAGCAAAAAACATAGGTAGATAGACACAAAATTTTGTTTACTAACCCATGAATGAGTAGTTAAATGAAGGACCACAAGCTGAGAGATAACACAGGAAAGACAAGAGGATATGTCATTCAAAATATGGTTGAATGCCGCACTAGAAATTTTCACCTCAACCAGCATTGGGACATTCTTAAGCAGTAATTTCGTTCCTACTGAAGTCCTTAATGTTACAAGGTTTGTATCACAAATTTTAAGTGATTCTACTTTGTAGCAGTACTGTATCTCCAAGTGTCTCAACTTGAGGGACGGACCAACAACTTCCAAATTTACCAAAGTTCCTGATCCATGAACTGCCATTGTTTCAAGAAATGGACAATTGTGTAgaaagaactcaagaactttgCCCGTGACATTTACTGATTTAAATAGCAGCACTTTTAGAGACTTGAAGTTCTGCTTGACAGGTGAGAGTATTTGGAGGTCATTAGAATGAGGTATGTAAGAAGAAGAGTCAGCAGAATCACCAAGACCAAGGAGCCATGCTGGAAAAGTATAACAGTTAACAGAATTACGGATGATCTCTCCACCCTTTAATAAGTCTAACTCTAGTCTTTGAACATTCCTAGAAAACGCAAATTCAATCCATTTATCAATCTCATGCAGCGCGGATTTGTTCAAATCAAAACAAACCCGAAATTGGTCTAGTCTCTGCCCTTTACACATTTGCAAAGTACAGTTGACCCATCTAAGATACTTTTTCATTTGCCTTTTCTGTAGGTTGGGTTGCAAGGCTACTTTATCCAAGGGTTTGGTAGCATCAAAATCAAGCCGATCAATGTATCTCCACAAGCTTAGCCACCGCCTTGAGAGGACACTTGTGTTAGCTGCTTCTTCAACAGTAAGAAAAGATAGTATATGTACCAAAACTTCATCAGGTAATTGACTTATGCGATCTTTTGCAATGCAGACTCTCTTTTgacactataaaaaaaaaaaaaaaagtttcatcaAATCAATCCAtttgtaccatgaatgacaaCCAAAATCTTACAAAATCAACCTACTTTTCAATTAAATAAGACAAAACAGATTCTTTTTGATAAGGTAAAGTTTCATCAACAGAAGTACAAGGAGGTACACAAAAACTATTAGCTACTGCATAGCAGTATCACTTACATTCCAAAAACACCGTTATCTACTATATCTCCCTTgcaccaaaaaaattaaattttgaatacatctaaaatttaaaatagctCCTTAGATTTTCTTTAGATCTTTCCTGACTTTCTGGGATTGCCAACATATCAGTAAATCTTACACATTCCTTGGCATGCACTCCACTCATGTTCAGAAAAGATCCCATAGTTGTTGTATATGCCAGCAACAGGAAAAGAGATGTTCTACAGAGTCCTGGGACTTCCTATTCATGCTCTGATTAGCGCAATCAAATCAAAGAAGGTAATTTTAAAGGTGCTAAAAGCCTCCACAACACTTGCCAAGGCCAATTCAAGTCCTAATGTCCTACTTGCATTAAACTATAGCAACTCTTTCCTGATTAAACTATACAATGTAAGAAATTTTCTTCATGAACTTGTCTCCGCCCAGCCAAACTTGACTCTACCACCATCACCAAGTTCCAATGTTTTTAATTCAGGCacagaatatatatattgtgatgatgaaattttacaagttatcATGGAAGAATGTTTGtgtgagagagaaaaagaagagaaagtacTAACCTTATTTAGAGCAAAACTATGCAGTCGTTTAGCCATGGAATGCAATGAATCTACAATGAATACGGGTAAATCAGTTTCAAAAGAGTTCACTAATCATCAAAGAATTCAGAGAATACTGTAATATAGCTTTACTTGAAGAAGATGAGCCTCTTCGAGTAGCTCTACTCAGCCACAAACAGAGCCCTCGCCAGCAAAGAGAATAGGGGAGAAACTAGGTCGATAGGTAGGTAAATAAAGCTACttacagtatatatatacactatagATAACTGAAGGCCCGTAtacgggcccaatatatatttatttagttagtttaatttatgtgatacaaataaaattagaagagtcaataaaatttttaaatttttttattgtttattatttttattatatttttaacgTACTTTTCAAATGATATCTTTGGCACATGTGATATTTTGAgtgaattaatttttaatatatttttaaaaatattttaagttgttaattattgagatttatgtggcacatgtgaaattttgagaattaattaaatttttaatatattttttaaaacatatttcaattttcaagtaTGTGATTTTTAAATAGTATATGTTATTTCCCTTGTCCGAATTAATATGACACACgttaaattttgagatttaatcaaaattttaatatatttttaaatattttaagttgtgaTTAATAGTGCTCttaacataattttcaaataatatatgttactctctTTGtgccaatttatgtggtacatgtaaattttgagagttaatcacattttaatatgattttcaaatattttaagttgttaattattgtgatttatagaaCTCTTAAtgtgattttcaaataatatatgatagTCTCTCAGTCCTAATTATCCAATACATTTGAAATTTAGAGAGGtgatcaaatttataatattttttaagttaatttttaatactatttttataaatacatagcatataaaaaggaaaatattaaaataataaaaaattataacaaataaaatacgaaatataaatagaagaaGTTGAGGAGAAGGGCAAACCGGTCAATTGACCGGCTGACCCTAAGCTCCTCAACATTCgcttatataataaagttatatatttatagAACACTTAATGTGATTTCCAAATGATATATGGTACTCTCTCAATCTTAATTATGCAAtacatgtgaaattttgagaggtgatcaaatttataatattttaagttaatttttagtactatttttataaatacattgtatataaaaaagaaaatattaaataataataaattataatagatAAAATACGAAATATAATAGAAGAAGTTTAGGAGAAGGGCAAACCGGTCAATTGATCGGCTGACCCTAAGCTCCTCAACATTCGCTTATATAATATAGTTATATTTATCGAACACTTAAtgtgattttcaaataatatatggtaCTCTCTCAGTACTAATTATGCAATACATGTGAAATTTCGAGAGGtgatcaaatttataatattttaagttaattcttaatactatttttataaatacatagtatataaaaaagaaaatattaaaataataataaattataacaGATAAAatacgaaatataaatagaagaaGTTGAGGAGAAGGGCAAACCGACCAATTGACCGGCTGACCCTAAGCTCCTCAACATGCGCTTATATAATatagttatataaaataaataacctagcgttattttaaaataaaattaccaaTATAACTATGTCAAAGAGCTAATCtttattttacccttcattctctatatttggagggAAGAATAGAGAATGTcttctccattctctatattgaatagtagttctccatttcacctctctatttcactttttaattaatttaatattatttcaattatattattaataagtcATTATTATGTgtaattattttctcatgtaatatgatatttaaaaatatattattgacaAGTTATTATTTTCACccgaattaataatttttattttatgaaaaaaaaaaatattatcactttaaatatgtaatttaatattatttttcttagcAGTCTTAGCAGATGCCCTTATAATTATTGTTGACGAGCGGCCAAATATGTAAGTACTATTCACCCATCTAGACTGATTGAGGTGGATACTGGATTAGTTGATTTGGACCAAATTGTTTCAAATGATATATGGGGTCCAAGGAATCtacatcttctttttttttgtattggcCCTTACATTACTATAATTTCAGgtcatatataattaaatttttggcCATAATATAATTGGACTTCAAccatttacataaatttcatacgTTTATATCTGCAGTATTGCATATGACTAAGTGCAGTTGCTACAAAAACTGGTAAGCTTTCATATGTATTTGTTTATCCAAAAGGCCAAAAAATGTTTCCATTAAAGATGCCTTGATTACTTTGATGATATGCTTAAGATTAGGGGTATAAATAAACGACTTGGGGAATTTGAGAATGCCAAAACGTGTTGAGTTAATAAATAGATGGATTATTGACTCGCTTAAATGTTATTTGGATTTAAGCGGATTGGATTGAAATGAGCTAAAAAATGGATGATAATTCAATTCGTTCAATTCTTACTatgttttgaattcaaattttattttcttataatttgttTGAGTATCTAATAAAACGTTTCGTTGTATATcgaaactatataaaaaaaacatatcaaactagaaaatcttttttttataaaaaattagataaaaaatttcatgggtTAATCTGAATTGTATATTTGCACAATTTTAAAATCGATTGAACTGAGCTGATCAAAATGAgccaaattaataaaaataagtgGTTTACTAATGCGTGCAAACATAAACGGATTGAACGTGTCATGAATTTATTGTTTGATTCTGATTACCTTACTTATGATGCAATCCCTCCACTTACGCCATCTTTCAACCTCTTGCAGGCAGAGTTCGAATCAATGATTAAATGTTTATTGATTTAAAATTCTAACTATTTTCATTTActagattttaaattaataattattacatattattacattttctagaatttaattaattgtacaATTTACATTTTAAATAGGTTGATACCATTTAACTTGACATAAAGTTtctaagaaataaagaaaaacttttgaaatttatgatctaAATCACTCTTTCATTacttgtgtgactataaatcatttcattaaaggtaattcaaaaaaatttaaattaatttatttttaattaattatagaaaggtaacaatctttttaggacgaaCTAAAAAAGAAAGCGTGTAATTGAAAGAGTACTATCATTTGTCCTAAAATTTCCTAGAGTCAACACACTTTACTTATGCACTTTTTATACCAAACACTGAAGTTTCAGCATTCATAATAAGTTTTCTAGCCTCACATAAATCTTCAAAAACAATCAACCAAATTATTCCACTGCTATATAGCCTATATACAACATCCAAATATATATACAGAAATTTCGTTTCCTCGAAAATATGTATTTCAAATACTAGTAAATAGCTAAATCCGCCTAAGCAAGCAAAATTATGATAACGTACATACCCATTTACAGCTCGAGCTAGCATTACCAACAACATCAAACATAATCTAGTTAAGTTCATCCCAGTTGTGTCTGATGAACAGATCATTTAGGTAGGTTCACGAGGACGGGCTGCCCAGAGTGAACTCAGAGCACGAAGACGTTGAACATACTCCCCGAAAGCAAGTAAGCCCCTCGCTGCTTGGTGCGTTGTCAAAATAATAGACATTTGTTGTAGTGTTTGCTGTCGAAGGTGATCCGCCTGTTTACAAATCAAAGCAACAACATTACATTATCATTCAAGAATACAGTATCATTGTTAGACCTTTTTGTAACAATCATTTTCTATACAAACATTTCAGTACAATGACCTAGTTTTCTTTAGAACTCGATTTTCATGTTATGTTATATAGAATACATAACATCATTTCGATAAAATAGAGGTTTGACAGATTATAGAGGTTTCAAACCTTAGCAGATTTTTCGTTGTAATTGAGGACCATGTATACTAGTTGAACGTAC
This genomic window contains:
- the LOC125854887 gene encoding F-box/FBD/LRR-repeat protein At5g56420-like, yielding MAKRLHSFALNKCQKRVCIAKDRISQLPDEVLVHILSFLTVEEAANTSVLSRRWLSLWRYIDRLDFDATKPLDKVALQPNLQKRQMKKYLRWVNCTLQMCKGQRLDQFRVCFDLNKSALHEIDKWIEFAFSRNVQRLELDLLKGGEIIRNSVNCYTFPAWLLGLGDSADSSSYIPHSNDLQILSPVKQNFKSLKVLLFKSVNVTGKVLEFFLHNCPFLETMAVHGSGTLVNLEVVGPSLKLRHLEIQYCYKVESLKICDTNLVTLRTSVGTKLLLKNVPMLVEVKISSAAFNHILNDISSCLSCVISQLVVLHLTTHSWFKLSQEKMEHYNFPQLTKLKRFVLTTCGQKDRSLLGCTSIIRAAPQLKEFELQLISGCSVQTVRECRKAAIKCRLHHLKVVKLWGFYSGAAHVELVRYFLENAIALEKIIFDPRTPMPTRFPLDSLFVKKAQTARNLAKLHLEGEVPPDIELVIV